One window of Streptococcus suis genomic DNA carries:
- the plsY gene encoding glycerol-3-phosphate 1-O-acyltransferase PlsY has translation MLQTILLLILAYLLGSIPSGLWIGQAFFNINIREHGSGNTGTTNTFRILGKKAGMAVFAIDFLKGTLAALLPVFFHVNSPSPILFGLIAVLGHTFPIFANFKGGKAVATSAGMLLGVAPLFCLYLVFIFATSLYLTSMVSFSSVLAAALAMLGALIFPALGFLVNSYDWLFTVIILFLGSFVIIRHKDNIQRILKQEENLVPFGLNITKQKKK, from the coding sequence ATGTTACAGACAATTTTACTTCTAATATTAGCTTATTTACTGGGCTCGATTCCGTCAGGTCTCTGGATTGGACAAGCCTTTTTCAACATCAACATCCGAGAACATGGTTCGGGCAATACTGGGACGACCAATACCTTCCGTATCCTGGGTAAGAAAGCTGGAATGGCGGTCTTTGCCATCGACTTTCTCAAAGGTACCCTAGCGGCCCTCCTGCCAGTTTTCTTTCATGTAAATAGCCCTTCACCTATCCTATTTGGCTTGATAGCTGTTCTGGGACATACCTTCCCGATTTTTGCCAATTTCAAGGGAGGTAAGGCTGTGGCCACATCGGCTGGCATGTTGCTGGGTGTTGCGCCCCTCTTCTGCCTCTATCTGGTCTTTATTTTCGCGACTTCTCTCTACCTGACCTCCATGGTTTCCTTTTCAAGTGTCTTGGCAGCAGCCCTGGCCATGCTTGGAGCTCTGATTTTCCCAGCCCTTGGTTTCTTGGTCAATAGCTATGACTGGTTGTTCACCGTGATTATCCTATTTCTGGGTAGCTTTGTCATTATCCGACACAAGGACAATATCCAACGCATTTTGAAACAGGAAGAAAATCTCGTTCCCTTTGGATTAAATATAACAAAGCAAAAGAAGAAATAA
- a CDS encoding dihydroorotase, which translates to MLLIKNGRVIDPQSGLDTVADILIEKKKIIKIAEQIEVDAEQVIDASGLVVAPGLVDVHVHFREPGQTHKEDIHTGALAAAAGGFTSVVMMANTNPTISTVDTLNEVLQSASKENIHIYSVGTITNQFNGQDLTDFDGLLAAGAVALSDDGIPLTNAGVVRKAMQEAKKLDCLLSLHEEDPDLNGILGLNEQVAAKHFHVCGATGVAEYSMIARDVMIAYETGARVHIQHLSKAESVKVVEFAQGMGARVTAEVAPQHFSRTEDLLLTKGANAKMNPPLRLESDRLAVIEGLKSGVISVIATDHAPHHADEKNVEDLTQAPSGMTGLETSLSLGLTHLVEEGHLTLQELLEKMTINPAKLYGLDAGYLAENGPADLVIFDPTVNRQVSATFASKSANSPFVGDWLMGQVRYTIADGQVVFEK; encoded by the coding sequence ATGCTGTTAATTAAAAATGGTCGCGTCATAGACCCGCAGTCCGGTCTGGATACAGTCGCTGATATTTTAATAGAAAAAAAGAAAATCATCAAGATTGCTGAGCAGATTGAGGTAGATGCGGAACAAGTTATCGATGCTAGTGGCTTGGTTGTTGCGCCTGGCCTGGTGGATGTCCATGTTCATTTCCGTGAGCCTGGTCAGACCCACAAGGAAGATATTCATACAGGGGCTCTGGCGGCAGCAGCGGGTGGTTTTACCTCGGTTGTCATGATGGCTAATACCAATCCGACCATTTCGACAGTGGACACCTTGAATGAGGTTCTGCAATCGGCCAGCAAGGAAAACATCCATATTTACAGTGTGGGAACCATTACCAATCAATTTAATGGCCAAGATTTGACGGATTTTGACGGGCTCCTAGCTGCGGGTGCTGTAGCTCTTTCTGATGACGGCATTCCATTGACAAATGCTGGTGTGGTGCGAAAAGCTATGCAGGAGGCTAAGAAATTGGATTGCCTGCTAAGCCTCCACGAAGAAGATCCAGATTTGAATGGTATTCTAGGTTTGAACGAGCAAGTCGCTGCCAAGCATTTTCACGTCTGTGGCGCGACTGGTGTGGCTGAATACAGCATGATTGCTCGTGACGTCATGATTGCCTATGAAACGGGTGCCCGTGTTCATATCCAGCATCTGTCCAAAGCTGAGTCTGTCAAGGTGGTCGAATTTGCACAAGGTATGGGTGCGCGTGTGACCGCAGAAGTAGCTCCCCAGCATTTTTCTCGGACAGAAGATTTGTTGTTGACCAAGGGGGCAAATGCCAAGATGAACCCGCCTCTTCGTTTGGAAAGCGATCGTTTGGCAGTCATAGAAGGGCTAAAATCAGGCGTCATTTCAGTTATTGCGACCGACCATGCACCTCATCATGCGGATGAAAAAAATGTAGAGGACTTGACGCAAGCACCGTCTGGCATGACTGGACTGGAGACCTCTCTATCACTTGGTTTGACGCATTTGGTGGAAGAAGGGCATCTGACACTCCAAGAATTATTGGAGAAAATGACCATCAATCCTGCCAAACTTTATGGCTTGGATGCAGGTTATCTGGCTGAAAATGGACCGGCCGACCTAGTGATTTTTGATCCTACAGTCAATCGTCAAGTATCAGCAACCTTTGCCTCTAAATCCGCCAATTCTCCCTTTGTCGGTGATTGGCTCATGGGCCAAGTTCGTTATACCATTGCGGATGGACAGGTTGTATTTGAAAAATAA
- a CDS encoding uracil-DNA glycosylase, with amino-acid sequence MEHSAWHDRIKALLPEHYFGNINQFLDQVYSDGTVYPPREKVFAALEKTALENVKVVILGQDPYHGPGQAQGLSFSVPDSIPAPPSLQNILKELAEDVGVKQGHDLTSWAEQGVLLLNACLTVPAGQANGHAGQIWEPFTDAVIKVVNSLDQPVVYILWGVYARKKKVLINNPKHLIIESAHPSPLSAYRGFFGSKPFSQANAFLKQAGKEEIDWRR; translated from the coding sequence ATGGAGCATTCTGCTTGGCATGATCGGATAAAGGCCTTGTTGCCGGAGCATTATTTTGGCAACATCAATCAGTTTTTGGACCAGGTTTATTCTGACGGAACTGTTTATCCACCCAGGGAAAAGGTATTTGCAGCCTTGGAAAAGACGGCTTTAGAAAATGTAAAAGTGGTCATTTTGGGGCAGGATCCCTATCACGGACCTGGACAAGCACAAGGGCTATCCTTTTCAGTCCCAGATAGCATTCCAGCTCCGCCATCTCTCCAAAATATCCTAAAAGAGTTGGCTGAAGATGTCGGTGTCAAACAAGGTCATGATTTAACCAGCTGGGCTGAACAGGGCGTTCTATTACTCAATGCTTGTTTGACAGTGCCGGCCGGTCAGGCCAATGGACATGCTGGACAAATCTGGGAGCCCTTTACGGATGCGGTAATCAAGGTGGTCAATAGTCTGGACCAACCAGTTGTCTACATTCTTTGGGGAGTTTATGCCCGGAAGAAGAAGGTTCTTATTAACAATCCTAAACATTTGATTATAGAGTCGGCCCATCCAAGTCCGCTTTCAGCCTACCGAGGCTTCTTTGGAAGTAAGCCTTTTTCACAGGCTAATGCCTTTTTGAAACAGGCTGGGAAGGAAGAGATTGATTGGCGAAGATGA
- a CDS encoding glycosyltransferase family 2 protein gives MISVIVPCFNEEEAIPYFYDAMEVVRRKMREQFEYIFVNDGSKDGTLKVLRQLAAEGNGVRYISFSRNFGKEAALYAGLQAAQGELVTVMDVDLQDPPEMLTQMKSILDANPELDCVGTRRVSRDGEPPIRSFFAKLFYKLMNKISQVEVVDGARDFRLMRRHMVDAILSVSEYNRFSKGIFAWVGFETEYLPYENVERVAGETSWSFWKLLSYSIEGIINFSDTPLNIASYTGFFTFLLSLVLMVVVVFKTLVFGDPTIGWPSTICIILFLGGLQLMTIGILGKYLAKVFLETKHRPVYIIKEKK, from the coding sequence ATGATTTCAGTAATCGTTCCTTGTTTCAATGAGGAAGAGGCGATTCCCTATTTTTACGACGCCATGGAAGTGGTCCGTAGGAAGATGAGGGAGCAATTTGAGTATATTTTTGTCAATGATGGTTCCAAGGATGGGACGCTCAAGGTTCTTCGGCAGTTGGCTGCTGAGGGCAATGGTGTCCGCTACATTTCCTTTTCCAGAAATTTTGGCAAGGAGGCCGCTCTTTATGCCGGCCTGCAGGCTGCGCAGGGTGAATTGGTGACCGTCATGGATGTGGATTTGCAGGATCCACCAGAAATGCTCACCCAGATGAAGTCCATCTTGGATGCTAATCCAGAACTGGACTGTGTTGGCACCCGTCGTGTCAGCCGTGATGGCGAGCCGCCTATTCGGAGCTTCTTTGCAAAGCTTTTCTACAAGCTGATGAACAAGATTAGCCAGGTAGAAGTGGTGGACGGGGCCCGCGATTTCCGTCTCATGCGCCGACACATGGTAGATGCTATCCTGTCTGTTTCAGAGTACAATCGTTTTTCAAAAGGAATTTTTGCCTGGGTTGGTTTTGAGACAGAATACCTGCCTTATGAAAATGTTGAGCGGGTGGCTGGTGAAACCAGCTGGTCCTTCTGGAAGTTGCTGTCCTACTCGATTGAAGGGATTATCAATTTTTCAGATACGCCGCTGAATATTGCATCCTATACTGGTTTCTTCACTTTCCTCCTGTCCTTGGTTTTGATGGTTGTCGTTGTCTTTAAGACTCTGGTCTTCGGGGATCCGACAATCGGTTGGCCGTCAACTATCTGTATCATCCTCTTTTTAGGTGGCTTGCAGTTAATGACGATTGGTATTTTAGGTAAGTATTTGGCCAAGGTTTTCTTGGAAACCAAGCATCGACCGGTTTATATCATCAAAGAGAAGAAGTAA
- the pyrE gene encoding orotate phosphoribosyltransferase: protein MALATEIASHLLDIKAVHLRPEKPFTWASGIKSPIYTDNRITLSYPDTRNLIEDGFVQRIEEEFPEVEVIAGTATAGIPHGAIIADRMNLPFAYIRSKPKEHGAGNQLEGRIVKGQKMVIIEDLISTGGSVLDAVAAAQREGAEVLGVAAIFTYQLPVADRNFDNTGVKLVTLSNYSELIKVAKVQGYINADGLTLLKKFRQNPETWLEN, encoded by the coding sequence ATGGCACTAGCAACAGAAATTGCATCACATTTGTTGGACATCAAGGCGGTTCATTTGCGACCAGAAAAGCCTTTTACTTGGGCGTCTGGCATCAAGTCACCTATTTATACGGACAATCGTATCACGCTTTCTTATCCGGATACCCGCAACCTGATTGAGGATGGTTTTGTTCAACGAATTGAAGAGGAGTTTCCAGAAGTAGAAGTGATTGCAGGTACGGCAACGGCTGGCATTCCGCACGGAGCCATTATTGCAGACCGCATGAATCTGCCATTTGCTTACATCCGTAGCAAACCAAAAGAGCACGGGGCTGGTAATCAACTGGAAGGTCGCATTGTCAAGGGGCAGAAAATGGTTATCATCGAAGATCTGATTTCGACAGGTGGTTCTGTCTTGGATGCAGTGGCAGCGGCTCAACGTGAAGGAGCAGAGGTACTTGGTGTGGCAGCCATTTTCACCTACCAATTGCCTGTGGCAGACCGGAATTTTGACAACACTGGTGTCAAACTGGTGACGCTCAGCAATTATTCTGAACTTATAAAAGTCGCAAAAGTGCAGGGCTACATCAATGCGGATGGCTTGACTCTCTTGAAAAAATTCCGCCAGAATCCTGAAACTTGGTTGGAGAACTAG
- the pyrF gene encoding orotidine-5'-phosphate decarboxylase encodes MKEKRPIIALDFASSQEVVDFLTHFPSQEKLYLKVGMELYYAEGPAIIKDLKDRGHSIFLDLKLHDIPNTVQSAMSVLAKLGVDMTNVHAAGGVEMMQSARKGLGPGPILIAVTQLTSTSEEQMQADQNIQTSLVDAVVHYAKKAQEAELDGVVCSAQEVDLIKQATGAAFACLTPGIRPAGSEVGDQKRVVTPAQAASIGSDYIVVGRPITHAANPYEAYLAIKEEWNI; translated from the coding sequence ATGAAAGAAAAACGTCCCATTATTGCCTTGGATTTCGCAAGTAGTCAAGAAGTCGTTGATTTTTTGACTCATTTCCCAAGTCAGGAAAAACTCTATCTCAAGGTTGGAATGGAGCTCTACTATGCGGAAGGTCCGGCTATTATCAAAGACCTGAAAGACCGCGGGCACAGCATTTTCCTAGACCTGAAACTTCATGATATTCCCAATACAGTCCAATCGGCTATGTCGGTGTTGGCCAAGCTGGGTGTTGATATGACCAATGTTCATGCAGCTGGGGGCGTAGAGATGATGCAATCGGCTAGAAAGGGACTGGGACCTGGACCAATCTTGATCGCTGTGACCCAGCTGACCTCGACTTCGGAAGAGCAGATGCAGGCGGATCAGAATATCCAGACTAGCCTGGTGGATGCAGTGGTCCACTACGCCAAAAAGGCTCAGGAAGCAGAACTGGACGGTGTCGTTTGCTCGGCTCAGGAGGTCGATTTGATCAAGCAGGCCACTGGTGCGGCCTTTGCCTGTCTGACACCAGGAATTCGACCAGCTGGTAGCGAAGTGGGTGATCAAAAACGGGTTGTTACTCCAGCACAGGCGGCCAGCATTGGCAGTGACTATATCGTGGTCGGGCGTCCCATCACGCATGCGGCCAATCCTTATGAAGCATACCTGGCTATCAAAGAAGAGTGGAATATCTAA
- a CDS encoding ABC transporter ATP-binding protein — protein MAMLEVKDLSVNYGAIEAVKDVSFEVNEGEVVTLIGANGAGKTSILRTISGLVRPSAGSISFLGNEIQKVPARKIVADGLSQVPEGRHVFAGLTVMENLEMGAFLRNNREENQANLKKIFDRFPRLEERKNQDAATLSGGEQQMLAMGRALMSQPKLLLLDEPSMGLAPIFIQEIFDIIQDIQKQGTTVLLIEQNANKALAIADRGYVLETGKVVLSGTGKELLASDEVRKAYLGG, from the coding sequence ATGGCAATGTTAGAAGTTAAAGACCTTTCTGTCAACTACGGTGCAATAGAGGCTGTAAAAGATGTCAGCTTTGAAGTCAATGAGGGAGAAGTTGTCACCTTGATTGGTGCCAATGGTGCTGGTAAAACCTCTATCCTTCGTACCATCTCGGGCCTTGTTCGTCCATCAGCTGGAAGCATTTCTTTCCTTGGAAATGAAATCCAAAAAGTTCCTGCTCGTAAAATCGTTGCGGACGGCTTGTCACAAGTACCAGAAGGTCGCCACGTCTTTGCGGGTTTGACCGTTATGGAAAACTTGGAAATGGGTGCCTTCCTTCGTAACAACCGTGAGGAAAATCAGGCAAATCTGAAAAAGATTTTTGACCGTTTCCCACGCTTAGAAGAACGTAAGAACCAAGATGCTGCGACCCTTTCAGGTGGTGAGCAGCAGATGTTGGCAATGGGACGTGCCTTGATGAGTCAACCAAAACTTTTGCTCCTTGATGAACCATCAATGGGCTTGGCACCAATCTTCATTCAAGAAATTTTTGATATCATCCAAGATATCCAAAAACAAGGTACTACAGTCCTCTTGATTGAACAAAACGCCAACAAGGCACTCGCAATCGCAGACCGTGGCTACGTCCTAGAAACAGGAAAAGTTGTCCTCTCTGGAACAGGAAAAGAACTCCTTGCATCAGATGAAGTCAGAAAAGCGTATCTGGGTGGCTGA
- a CDS encoding ABC transporter ATP-binding protein produces the protein MALLEIKNLTKHFGGLTAVGDVTMELNEGELVGLIGPNGAGKTTLFNLLTGVYEPSEGTVTLDGHLLNGKAPFKIASLGLSRTFQNIRLFKDMTVLENVLVGFANHHKPHLLASFLRLPKYYQSEADLKAKAMELLAIFDLDKDADSLAKNLPYGQQRRLEIVRALATEPKILFLDEPAAGMNPQETAELTELIRRIQKEFGITIILIEHDMSLVMKVTERIYVLEYGRLIAHGTPEEIRANKRVIEAYLGGEV, from the coding sequence ATGGCACTTCTGGAAATTAAAAATTTGACCAAGCACTTCGGTGGTTTGACTGCTGTTGGCGACGTTACCATGGAGCTCAATGAAGGTGAGTTGGTCGGCTTGATTGGTCCTAACGGTGCTGGTAAGACAACCCTCTTCAACCTTTTGACCGGTGTTTACGAGCCGAGCGAGGGAACTGTGACGCTTGACGGTCACTTGCTTAATGGGAAAGCTCCCTTCAAGATTGCTTCCTTAGGTTTGTCACGAACATTCCAAAACATTCGTCTGTTCAAGGATATGACGGTTTTGGAAAATGTATTGGTTGGATTTGCCAATCATCACAAACCGCATCTCTTGGCTTCCTTCCTGCGCTTGCCTAAGTATTACCAGAGCGAGGCGGATTTGAAGGCTAAGGCTATGGAACTCTTGGCAATTTTTGATTTAGACAAGGATGCAGACTCGCTGGCGAAGAACCTTCCTTATGGTCAGCAACGTCGTCTGGAAATCGTTCGTGCCCTTGCGACAGAACCGAAAATTTTGTTCTTGGATGAGCCAGCTGCTGGAATGAATCCACAAGAAACCGCAGAATTAACAGAGCTTATACGTCGCATTCAAAAAGAATTTGGCATAACTATTATTTTAATTGAGCACGATATGAGCCTGGTTATGAAAGTGACTGAGCGGATTTATGTGCTGGAGTACGGCCGTTTGATTGCCCATGGAACTCCTGAAGAAATTCGTGCCAACAAACGTGTTATCGAAGCATATCTTGGGGGGGAAGTTTAA
- a CDS encoding branched-chain amino acid ABC transporter permease, with protein sequence MKQNIKPILTWLALVLVIFAVLSALIGSGALGLYYIQILMGIGISIIMALGTNLVLGFSGQFSLGQAGFMAIGAYATAILTKANPTYAGFYLSILVGCLVAALVALVVGIPTLRLKGDYLAIATLGVAEIIRIAIINGGDLTNGAAGLTGILPYTTWTVVFLFVVVLTVLILNFLWSSFGRQVIAVRENEIAAESMGVNTTKVKVTVFVIAAILSSIAGSLYVGYIGTVVPKDFTIMRSIDYLIIAVLGGLGSMTGTILAALVLGFLNMFLQNFSDLRMIIYSLALILVMVFRPGGLLGTWELTFSSFFKKKAKEGKDGTSGN encoded by the coding sequence ATGAAACAAAATATCAAACCAATTTTAACCTGGCTTGCTCTTGTCCTTGTTATCTTTGCAGTTCTTTCTGCCTTGATTGGCTCTGGTGCCCTGGGGCTTTACTATATACAGATTTTGATGGGGATTGGAATTTCTATCATCATGGCTTTGGGAACCAACCTTGTTCTCGGTTTTTCAGGTCAGTTTTCGCTGGGGCAGGCTGGTTTTATGGCAATTGGTGCCTATGCGACAGCTATTTTGACCAAGGCTAATCCTACCTATGCAGGCTTTTATCTGTCTATTCTTGTGGGCTGTCTTGTAGCTGCCCTGGTAGCCCTGGTGGTCGGTATCCCAACTCTTCGTCTAAAGGGTGACTACTTAGCTATTGCAACCCTTGGTGTGGCTGAGATTATCCGTATTGCCATTATCAATGGTGGTGACTTGACAAACGGTGCTGCTGGTTTGACAGGCATCTTGCCGTATACAACTTGGACAGTTGTCTTTCTATTTGTGGTAGTGTTGACGGTTCTGATTCTCAACTTCTTATGGAGCTCATTTGGCCGTCAGGTTATCGCTGTGCGTGAAAATGAAATCGCTGCGGAGTCCATGGGAGTTAATACAACCAAAGTCAAGGTAACAGTCTTTGTTATCGCGGCTATCCTATCAAGTATCGCAGGTTCTCTCTACGTTGGTTATATCGGTACGGTTGTTCCTAAAGACTTCACTATCATGCGTTCGATTGATTACTTGATTATCGCGGTGCTTGGTGGTTTGGGCTCTATGACAGGTACGATTTTGGCGGCCCTTGTTCTTGGTTTCCTCAATATGTTCCTGCAAAATTTCTCAGACCTTCGGATGATTATTTACTCATTGGCTCTTATTTTGGTCATGGTTTTCCGTCCAGGTGGTCTGCTCGGTACATGGGAATTAACCTTCTCATCATTCTTTAAGAAAAAAGCGAAGGAGGGCAAAGATGGCACTTCTGGAAATTAA
- a CDS encoding branched-chain amino acid ABC transporter permease: MLQQLVNGLILGSVYALIALGYTMVYGIIKLINFAHGDLYMMGAFIGYYLINAFQLNFFVALVLTMVLTAALGVLIEFLAYRPLRNSTKIAALITAIGVSFFLEYGMVYLFGANTRAFPQALETVKFNLGPITVTNVQLTILGVSVFLMLALQFIVQKTKMGKAMRAVSVDSDAAQLMGINVNSTISFTFALGSALAGAAGVLIGLYYNSVEPLMGMAPGLKAFVAAVLGGIGIIPGAALGGFIIGLLETLAVTVGLSSYRDAVVYGILIIILLVRPAGILGKNVKEKV, translated from the coding sequence ATGCTCCAGCAATTGGTGAATGGTCTTATCTTGGGAAGTGTCTATGCCTTGATTGCCTTGGGTTATACCATGGTTTACGGCATTATCAAGTTGATTAACTTTGCCCACGGTGACCTTTATATGATGGGGGCCTTTATTGGTTATTATCTGATTAATGCCTTCCAGCTAAATTTCTTTGTTGCGCTTGTTTTGACCATGGTATTAACAGCAGCCTTGGGTGTGCTGATTGAATTCTTGGCCTACCGTCCATTGCGCAACTCAACTAAGATTGCGGCCTTGATTACGGCTATCGGTGTGTCCTTCTTCCTTGAATACGGTATGGTTTATCTCTTTGGTGCCAATACACGTGCCTTCCCTCAAGCTCTTGAGACGGTTAAATTCAACCTTGGTCCGATTACTGTGACCAATGTTCAGTTGACGATTTTGGGTGTCTCTGTTTTCCTCATGTTGGCTCTGCAATTTATCGTCCAAAAAACCAAAATGGGTAAGGCCATGCGTGCGGTTTCTGTAGACAGTGACGCGGCTCAGCTCATGGGAATTAACGTCAACTCGACCATTAGTTTTACCTTTGCTCTTGGGTCTGCTCTTGCAGGTGCGGCAGGGGTCTTGATTGGTCTTTACTATAACTCTGTGGAACCTCTGATGGGGATGGCGCCAGGTCTTAAGGCCTTTGTAGCGGCCGTTCTCGGTGGTATTGGTATTATTCCAGGTGCGGCTCTCGGTGGCTTTATCATCGGTCTCTTGGAAACCCTGGCGGTAACTGTAGGTCTTTCCAGCTACCGTGATGCAGTTGTATATGGTATCTTGATTATCATCCTCTTGGTGCGTCCAGCAGGTATTTTAGGTAAAAATGTGAAGGAGAAGGTGTAA